Genomic segment of Nitrospirota bacterium:
TAGTAATTATTGCCGGTATTTCACTTACCATGTTAAACGGGATCACACTCCCTTATTCATTACCTGCAGTGATATTAATGGGAAATTCACTCATTTTAGCCGGACTTGTTGTGCCTGTATTTGCCGGCAAATATCTCTCCAGTTTAAGCGAAAAGGTCTCTCTACTTTTAAACTATTGGAAAACCCCCTGGCCATTAATAAAGGCCATTGCAATATCTGCTATATTCCATACACTGATAATTATTATTCACATATTAATAGGACTATCTCTCGAGATGACTATTCCCTGGAGGTTCTATCTCTTTGTTGTACCTCTGGTAGTTACAGTGAGCATGCTGCCTGTGAGTCTAAGCGGTATAGGCCTGAGAGAAGGGGCTTACGTCTTTTTTCTTGCATTTGTAAATGTTCCGGAGACCGAGGCGCTGACTTTTGCCTTTGGTTGGTTTACAATACTTGTAATGTCAAGCCTGGCAGGCGGGATAGTATTTGCCATTCATTCACTCGTAAACAGTAATAAATGATCACTATTTGGTTCTCAGCTGCAGCAATAAAAGAAAGATCCCTATCGCCGCGTAACATGCAGCAAACTCACCTGCTGCCCCCAGCCCAAACCTGTTGGCAACGCCGGACATTGTGAGCGTATAGGCGTGTATAATCCCGAAGTATGATAATAGCGCTGCACTGAATGCCCAGAGGGATGCCTTCCAGTAATTCCTTTCTATCACGTGAACAGACATGGCTGCAAGTATCATAGAAGTGAATATGAAGCCCTGGCTTAGTGCAATAGCCCCTGTGATGGGCATAATCCCCTGAAACGAACCATTGGATACTGTGTTATAGAGATTGGTCCCTGAGGCTCGAA
This window contains:
- a CDS encoding flippase-like domain-containing protein; the protein is MLKAGVSIAILVYLFRKIDFIEVWKLFKHVNVEYLLIALVLYLIGQVICSYRWKLVASVMGFQNSFRQFFTYYFIGMFFNLFLPTAIGGDVGKCYYLSKGNKKILRAVVTVLADRGAGLIVLVIIAGISLTMLNGITLPYSLPAVILMGNSLILAGLVVPVFAGKYLSSLSEKVSLLLNYWKTPWPLIKAIAISAIFHTLIIIIHILIGLSLEMTIPWRFYLFVVPLVVTVSMLPVSLSGIGLREGAYVFFLAFVNVPETEALTFAFGWFTILVMSSLAGGIVFAIHSLVNSNK